TGAATGAGCAGAATGAGCAGTTGTTTACGCTGCGTGGGTTGTTGGGATTTAAAGATAGAGAGCCGATTCCTTTAGATGAGGTGGAGCCGATTGAGGAGATCACTCGACGCTTTAAAACTGGGGCGATGAGCTACGGCTCGATCTCGAAGGAGGCCCATGAGTCACTTGCGATCGCAATGAATCGAGTCGGCGGCAAATCCAATACGGGCGAAGGCGGCGAAGACCCCGAACGCTTCACTTGGACTAACGAACAGGGTGACTCCAAAAACAGCGCCATCAAGCAGGTGGCCTCCGGTCGCTTTGGCGTCACCAGTCTCTACCTATCTCAGGCTAAAGAAATTCAAATCAAAATGGCTCAGGGCGCGAAGCCCGGAGAAGGCGGTCAGCTTCCAGGACGAAAGGTTTACCCCTGGATTGCCAAAGTCCGTTACTCCACCCCTGGCGTCGGTCTAATTTCGCCCCCACCCCACCACGATATCTACTCAATCGAAGATCTAGCGGAACTGATTCACGACCTTAAAAACGCCAACCGTAACGCCCGCATCAACGTCAAGCTCGTCTCTGAAGTCGGTGTTGGCACCATTGCAGCAGGCGTTTCCAAAGCCCATGCCGACGTAGTTCTCGTCTCTGGCTTTGACGGCGGCACCGGAGCCTCGCCTCAAACCTCAATTAAACACGCTGGCTTACCTTGGGAACTCGGCATTGCTGAAACCCATCAAACCTTAGTTCTCAACAACCTCCGTAGCCGTATCGTCGTGGAAACTGATGGTCAGCTCAAAACAGGCCGGGATATTGTAATTGCGGCCCTTCTGGGAGCTGAAGAATTTGGCTTCTCCACTGCGCCGCTGGTTAGCCTCGGCTGCATTATGATGCGCGTTTGCCACATGAATACCTGTCCGGTAGGCGTCGCTACTCAAGATCCGCAGCTCCGCGAGAAATTTACGGGCGACCCAGAGCATACGGTCAACTTCATGAAGTTCATCGCCCAAGAAGTACGTGAACTGATGGCACAACTGGGCTTCCGCACCCTGAACGAAATGGTAGGGCGCTCCGATGTGCTGGAGCCGAAACGTGCGATCGACCACTGGAAAGCCAAAGGTCTGGATTTCTCTAACATTCTGCATCGGCCCGACGTGCCTGATGATGTGGGTCGCTACTGCCAGATTCCGCAAGATCACGGCTTAGAGAAGTCTTTAGATATGACGAAGCTGCTCGATCTGTGTCAGCCTGCAATTGAAAAAGGCGAAAAGGTCGAAGCCACGGTCCCTATCCAGAACATCAACCGCGCCGTCGGCACCATTCTCGGCAACGAGATCACCAAGCGCCATTGGGAAGGACTGCCGGAAGATACGGTGCACCTCCATTTCAACGGCAGCGCCGGACAGAGCTTTGGCGCTTTTGTGCCCAAGGGCGTGACGCTAGAGCTAGAGGGCGATGCTAACGACTACGTGGGCAAGGGCTTGAGCGGCGGCAAGATCATCCTCTATCCGCCTAAGGTTTCGACCTTTGTACCGGCAGAGAACATCATTATCGGCAACGTTGCCTTCTATGGAGCCACCAGTGGCGAAGCCTTTATTCGCGGCATGGCCGGGGAGCGGTTCTGCGTTCGCAATTCTGGGGTTCACACCGTTGTGGAAGCGATTGGCGATCACGGCTGTGAGTATATGACTGGCGGCAAGGTAGTAATTCTGGGTCCGACGGGGCGCAACTTTGCCGCTGGCATGAGCGGCGGCGTGGCCTACGTGTTGGATGAGGCGGGTGATTTTGCGACTCGCTGCAACACTGAAATGGTGGGGCTAGAGAAGCTTGAAGATCCTGAAGAGATCAATGATCTCAAGGAGATGATTCAGCGGCATATTGACTATACCGAGAGCAAGAGGGGCATTAAGGTTCTGGCAGATTGGGAGGGGATGCTGCCGAAGTTTGTGAAGGTAATGCCGCGTGATTATAAGCGAGTTTTGCAGGCGATTGAGAAGGCGATCGAGGATGGATTGAGTGGTGATGATGCGCTGTCGGCTGCTTTTGAGCAAAATGCTCGCGATGTCGCCCGAATTAGTGGTAGCTAGAACTCTACTCTCAGAATAAGACGGCACAAGTTGAACAGTGCCTTGGCGCACTTGCGACACAACCTTTCTGTCAGTCAAGAAGAAAATCTGGGTACCCTAGGACCTTAAAATACTTCCTCAGGTTCTCCTGTGAATGTTCGTGCTAAAGCGTTGTTGTTCAGTAATGCCAGCTTAATGCTGGTGTTACTGGGAATTTTTATTGGCATTCGTCAACCTCTTTTACAGCGGTTTTCTATCCTAGAGTAGAGCGGCAGATAATGGTGAAAAAGGTTTCCCGTGTTGTCGATGCCTTTTTGCTGCAGGCAGAACAGCTAGATGGCAACGCAAGATCTGAGGCAACTTGGACAGAAATGCATACCTACCTTGGTGGGGAGACCTCTACTTTTTACACTGATAATTAGTCGTCCCTGAAAAACCCCTTGCATTTTGAAGGTATTTTGCTGCGGCCCCTGTATATCAGAGCTTCTAGAGACCCGATTTGGAGCACATAGATTTGTGCAAACACATGGATTGGGGGCTTCAAGCAATTAAGAAAAGCGCCATTTCACCAGTTTTTGCAAGGGGCAGCGAATTGACTTGCAATTTAGATCCACATTTTAGTGCCTGAAAGGCTGGTGATATATGGGCTAATGAGGTTTTTCAGGGACGACTAGTTAGGTGCGTTAGCGGTGCGATCGCAACTCCAAACCATCGTGATCGACGGCCCTGCATTCCCAAGGTCAAACTCTAGCCCCGCCGCCTGCCACCCCAGTCTTTCATAGAACCCCCTGTCGCTCACCCTCGCAAAACACCAGATCGGCTTGAGCAGGCCGTCGCGCTCTAGAGATGCGATCTCAACTCTAGAGCTGTGGACCCATAAAGGGTTGAGACCTTTGCGGACTATCAATGAGGTTGGAGAAAATAACAAGCTCTATCTACGCAGGGGAGGGTATAACTTCAGAGCCAAGACACCGAGTAAGAGTAGAAGCTTCTCGTGCTTGCATTAGCCTTCTGTTCAGCACAAGGCTTTGTAGGTCAGGCATTTTTTGCCAACAGTGAGAACAAAACCAGTACGTCTTACCGTGGCCAAAATGTTTTGACATATCGTTGGAACAGATTGGGCAATCATTCATTGAAAAAACCGAATAATAAAAAGTGGTAAAGGGGAATTTATGTTTGTGTTATGTAGGTTCCACCGTAATGTCCGAATGTGAGGATGGTATGAGGTTCTGTGAATCATCTCGGGATTGATACAGCGGATCGTGGCTTGGTAGGACAAGGCTGAAGTGAAAAAGCCTTCAAGGGAAGGCTTTCCGCTATTGCAGGTGTCCTCTATCTAACTGAAAACCGCTGTAGTTCAAAACAACAACCCCCTGGATGCACTTCCAGAGGGTTGTTGTGACAAGCCAACCTATAAAGGGGTAGTCAGCAGTATTCACAGACAAATTTAAATACCAGCCTTATATATTGGTGGCCAGCAGTATTGATCCAATTACCTCTATCTTCGCTTAGGAGGGATGAAAGCAGTCAGGGTAGATATACCCGACAATTACGCTCTCAGCCTTTTCTTCCGCCCAAGAAACCGTTGTTTCTGACCTCATCATGTTCGCGGAGAACAGGACGAGGTAATCGTGTGCCCTTGCCGCAGTATCCGATGGCGAAGCTTCAGGATGCTGGCGACGGTAGTGCGGTGGTGGGCGATCGCTGGCTTAGGCATGGGTAAGATCGAGTCGTTGTAAGATCACTTCGAGAGTCTTACTGATGTCTCTGTCGCCTGAAATAATCAGATCTGCTTTGGATGCTCCTTGCTGGACTAGGGCTTGATGGGTTGGCATCACATTTTTGTGCCACTCTTGAATGATGCTGGTTTGCGATCTCAACTTTTCGGTAGAGTCCCTAACGAGCCTACGCTCTAGCCTGCTCTGGCTGGGAGTCTCTACAAAGATTTTGAAGTCTAAAGTGTTCAAGATTCCGGGCACAGTGAGAACGAAGATCCCCTCAACAAGGATAATTGGCTTTGGAATGACCCGCTCAGTCTCGGTTGTCTGGCAACTGTTGATCTCATCGTAAATGGGTAGCTCTGCTGGCTCACCAGATCGCAGCGTTTCCAGATGAGCGATCATCAAGCTTGTATTGAGTGCTTCCGGTTTATCGTAGTTACCGCAGGCCATGTGAAAGTAGTAGCGGTCATGGCTGATGAGTAGCGCACGGCTGTCCAGTCGATCTACGATCGCCCTAGCTAGAGTCGTTTTACCTGCGCCACTACCGCCGCCGATTCCAATGATGGTGGTGGGCGTCATCGTAACTTTGGCCTATGGAAACGATGGTACAGTTGCGATCGCAATGACTCTACTTCTACGAATCGTCTTCGGTAATTTGTACAAGGTGAATATGCTTATATCCGAGCTTAATTTCAAATTCATCACCGACCTGTAGGCCCATCTTTTCAGTGTAAGTAGATCCCAGTACAATTTGCCCATTCTTATGAACTTTGACCCGATAGCTGGCCTCTCGTCCCCTGCCGTCGCCGTTAGTGTCACCGTCTAGAGAAATGCCCTTCGCTTCAAGGATGGCGCTCATAAAACTGCTTAGGTTGACTCGGCCACCTATCTCATAGCCGCATTCCTTTGCTTTTTCACGTTTGGAAAGGTGAGATAAGTTCTTAACTTTTTTGAGTAGTTCTTTCCCAACTAAGGGCTGAATGTCTTGCTTCTTTGCTGCAGTTTTCTTCGCCATCAATGCTGAATGCCCTTGATTGAATTGAGTAAAAATTGATTGTAGGTCTAGCTGGAGCTACAGCTTAACAAAATCGTTAATTCTCTCTAGGTCTGGCCTTATTGACCTTGAGCGTTCGGCCCATCCATTCAGCTCCATCGAGTTCAGCGATCGCCTTTTCTTCTTCAGTGTCTGAACCCATGTCTATGAAGGCAAAGCCTCTGGGTTTTCCAGTTTCACGGTCAGTGTATGAAGAAATCATGGCGACATAGATGACCTTACCAAATTTAGAAAACAGGGTTGTTAGGTTGTCTCGCGTTGCTTCCCTGGGCAAATTCCCGACGTCAATCGTCATGGTTATGTTTAAGAGTAGAAGACTGAAGACATTTAGTTATCGAAAGTTATATTTCTCTAGAGAATAATACGATATCAGCAGTTTTTTGTCTTTACTTCTGGATTTAAGTACCGTAGATTTACTCAGGCGGAGTGCTAGCGCAAAAGTTAAGCTAATGAAAACCCCCAGCGGTGAGGCTAGGGGAGTCTAGTTATTTTGGGGAACGCTGAGATTTTG
Above is a window of Acaryochloris thomasi RCC1774 DNA encoding:
- a CDS encoding uridine kinase family protein, coding for MTPTTIIGIGGGSGAGKTTLARAIVDRLDSRALLISHDRYYFHMACGNYDKPEALNTSLMIAHLETLRSGEPAELPIYDEINSCQTTETERVIPKPIILVEGIFVLTVPGILNTLDFKIFVETPSQSRLERRLVRDSTEKLRSQTSIIQEWHKNVMPTHQALVQQGASKADLIISGDRDISKTLEVILQRLDLTHA
- a CDS encoding AbrB family transcriptional regulator; the encoded protein is MAKKTAAKKQDIQPLVGKELLKKVKNLSHLSKREKAKECGYEIGGRVNLSSFMSAILEAKGISLDGDTNGDGRGREASYRVKVHKNGQIVLGSTYTEKMGLQVGDEFEIKLGYKHIHLVQITEDDS
- a CDS encoding RNA recognition motif domain-containing protein, giving the protein MTIDVGNLPREATRDNLTTLFSKFGKVIYVAMISSYTDRETGKPRGFAFIDMGSDTEEEKAIAELDGAEWMGRTLKVNKARPREN